The bacterium sequence GACAACCAAACGCTGCGGATCAAATCCTTCACGGTCAAGATGAAAACGCGAAATGCTCTTGCACTGTTCACGGCTGCCCTCTTATGGCACAGCGGCGCACCGAACAGCGCCCCGGCGCAGTCCTGGCAGATCCCGATTCACGTTCAGATCGAGACGTACCACTATGATTTGTATTTCGGGGTTCACCCCAACGCCGCGGAGACGTTCAACGCCGGCATCGACACGATCGCGCCGCCGCCGGCCTTCACGCCTTACGCTGCCTTCGTCATTTCCACGCTGCCGGGAACCTTGCGCGCGGACTTTCGCGGCCCGGGCAACGCCATCGTTTGGCATTTGCAGATTTTCAATGCCGTGGGCAAAATCACCAAAATTTCGTGGGACAGCCGTGAATTCCCGCGGCCCGGCGGGATCACGCTGAATGACTCGCTGGACATGCTGACGCAGGATTCGACCTTGATTTTGAGCGCCGGCATGTTGGCAATCGAATACACCCAGCCCACGGTTGCGGTGGCCTCGCCTGCGGGGAATGCCCTTCCCGAGGCGTTGGCGATCGACAACTATCCCAATCCATTTGCGGCGGTAACGCGCTTCGAGATTCGCGGCTTGGCGGCGCAACCGTTCGTGCTGCGCATCTTCAACGTGCTCGGCCAGGAAATCCGCCGTTTTGCGGCCTCGGCTTACGAGCCTTCGCCGACCGCAATCTTGTGGGACGGTGCGGATACGCGCGGCCTGCCGGTGGCCAATGGCGTCTATTTTTACCGCCTCGAGCTGCCGGGCGCCGTGTTCGTGAAGAGAATTCATCGGCTGCGGTAGCGCCTCTTTTTTGAGAAAGGGAACTCATGCTCCTCCTGATTCTTGCCGTGCTCTTCACGCTCGCGCCGGCTTCCGCCGAGGCGCAGGCCAGAAAACTCGTGCGGGTTCATCTCGCCGACCGGAGCCAGGCCGAAGAGCTGCTCTCGTATGATCTCGATTTCGCCTCCCACGCCATTCAACGCCATGCCGACGTGGTTGTCACCGCGGCCGAGGAGCGCCTCCTGCAGAAAAAGGGCTTCAAGCTGCAATCCTTGATCGACGATCTCGCTAGCGCTTTTGCCGAGCGCTTTGGCAGCACGCCAGACATGGGCGCTTATCACACCTATCAAGAGATGTACGACGAGATGCTCGCCACCTCCCAAAACTATCCCAACATCACCAAGCTCATGAGCCTCGGCTCCAGCATCGAAGGCCGGCAGATTTGGGCGATGAAAGTCTCCGACAATCCTGCTCTCGAAGAAGACGAAGAACCGGCTTTGCTCTACATGGCCAACATGCACGCGCGCGAGGTGGTCACGCCCGAGATCATTCTTTTCTTCCTCAAACACCTCACGCAAAACTACGGCGTCGACGCACAGATCACGGACTTCGTGGACCATCGCGAGTTTTGGCTGATTCCCACGCAAAATCCCGACGGCCACGTTCACGTCGAAAACGTCGACGCCTGGTGGCGCAAGAACCGCCGCAACAACGGCAACGGCTCCTTCGGCGTGGATCAGAATCGCAATTTTGGCTACATGTGGGGCTTCGACAACGTCGGCTCCAGCCCCAATCCCTTCAGCGAAACCTATCGTGGCACCGGGCCATTTTCCGAGCCGGAGACCCAGGCCATTCGCGCACTCTGCCAGCAGCAAAATTTTGTGCTCGCGCTATCATTTCACAGCTACGGGAATCTGTGGCTTTTCCCCTGGGGCTATGTTCCGCAAAACACCTCACATCATGAAATCTTTGTGGAATTGGCCAGTCACTGCGTTGCTTTCAACGGCTATACGCCCGGCAATCCCGCCAGCGGCACGATCTACCTCACCAATGGCGACACTGATGATTATTTCTACGGCGAGACCAGCGAGAAGAACCGCGTTTTCAGTTTTACGCCGGAAGTGGGCGAGGAATTTTGGCCGCCGGAAAGCCAGATTCCGATTCTCACACAAGAGAATCTCGGGCCCATGCTCTATCTCGCGGAAGTCGCGCCCATCGTTGCGGACAATCCCTGGCGCCTGCTCCGGCCCGCCGCGCCGGTGATCGCTCCCTTCACCGGCATCGAAGACGGCGAATACGCCGTGAGCTGGACCATCGCCGCCGACCCCAATAATCCGGCGGTGGTGTTTCAATTGGATGAGTTGAGCGGCTATTCCACGCTCACCGACAATGCGGAAAGCGGGCCGGCCAATTTCACGCCCGCTGGCTTCAACGTATCCACGGCACGTTATCACAGCAACTCACACAGCTTTTATTCCGGTATGGGCGATGGCAAGAATGTGAACATGACGACCGCGGTGCCGTTGCTTGTGCCGGCCGGCGGCATGCTTACGTTTTGGGCGTGGTACAGCATCGAGCTGCACTGGGATTATGCCTATGTCGAGGTTTCCACCGACGGCATGACGTTTCAATCCATTCCCGGAAACATTACCACCAACAGCAATCCCAACGGCATGAATCTCGGCAACGGCATCACCGGCTCTTCCGGCGGGTGGATTCAGGGGATTTTCAATTTGAACGCGTTTGCCGGCCAGAACATTTACGTGCGCTTCCGCTACGTGACCGACAGTGCCGTGATGCAAGAAGGCTTTTATGTCGACGATATTACGCCGGTGCCGCGCTTTGCGAGCATCGCCACGCTGGCGGATGACATTGCGGGGAATGCTTACGAGATCAGCGGCCAGCAATCCGGCGTTTACTTTTATCGCGTGCGCGCGCAAGACGCCGAACAACAGTGGGGAGGATGGAGCGCATTGGAAGATGTAACGGTGGAGGAACAAGTTCCCGTTGATTTTCTCGCGTGCCTGGAGGGCGGGCAGGAAACGCCGCCGGTGATAACCAACGCGGCCGGCGGCGGCATGTTTACTTTGAATGCCGCGCAAAATGCGCTCACGTTCACTATTCGCGTTTCCAATTTGAGCGGGCCGATCTCCGCGGCGCACTTTCATAATGCGGCTGCTGGCGTTGCCGGCCCGGTCGTTCGCAATATTACTTTCGTTGGCGAAGAGGCGAGCGGCTCGTGGCTCA is a genomic window containing:
- a CDS encoding T9SS type A sorting domain-containing protein codes for the protein MKTRNALALFTAALLWHSGAPNSAPAQSWQIPIHVQIETYHYDLYFGVHPNAAETFNAGIDTIAPPPAFTPYAAFVISTLPGTLRADFRGPGNAIVWHLQIFNAVGKITKISWDSREFPRPGGITLNDSLDMLTQDSTLILSAGMLAIEYTQPTVAVASPAGNALPEALAIDNYPNPFAAVTRFEIRGLAAQPFVLRIFNVLGQEIRRFAASAYEPSPTAILWDGADTRGLPVANGVYFYRLELPGAVFVKRIHRLR
- a CDS encoding CHRD domain-containing protein → MLLLILAVLFTLAPASAEAQARKLVRVHLADRSQAEELLSYDLDFASHAIQRHADVVVTAAEERLLQKKGFKLQSLIDDLASAFAERFGSTPDMGAYHTYQEMYDEMLATSQNYPNITKLMSLGSSIEGRQIWAMKVSDNPALEEDEEPALLYMANMHAREVVTPEIILFFLKHLTQNYGVDAQITDFVDHREFWLIPTQNPDGHVHVENVDAWWRKNRRNNGNGSFGVDQNRNFGYMWGFDNVGSSPNPFSETYRGTGPFSEPETQAIRALCQQQNFVLALSFHSYGNLWLFPWGYVPQNTSHHEIFVELASHCVAFNGYTPGNPASGTIYLTNGDTDDYFYGETSEKNRVFSFTPEVGEEFWPPESQIPILTQENLGPMLYLAEVAPIVADNPWRLLRPAAPVIAPFTGIEDGEYAVSWTIAADPNNPAVVFQLDELSGYSTLTDNAESGPANFTPAGFNVSTARYHSNSHSFYSGMGDGKNVNMTTAVPLLVPAGGMLTFWAWYSIELHWDYAYVEVSTDGMTFQSIPGNITTNSNPNGMNLGNGITGSSGGWIQGIFNLNAFAGQNIYVRFRYVTDSAVMQEGFYVDDITPVPRFASIATLADDIAGNAYEISGQQSGVYFYRVRAQDAEQQWGGWSALEDVTVEEQVPVDFLACLEGGQETPPVITNAAGGGMFTLNAAQNALTFTIRVSNLSGPISAAHFHNAAAGVAGPVVRNITFVGEEASGSWLSTDAQPLTPALVAELLAGRIYVNVHTAANPAGEIRGQLISGIPIDLFAALNGSQEVPPVQTPATGAGVFTLSGDGDSLTFDVTVSDLSSAITAAHFHNAAAGVNGPVVRNITFVGNHATGVWAETDPQALTPALVAELLAGRIYANVHTTVNPGGEIRGQLGKEPPPVCVTYDFPIATGAWYLISLPVIPADGSLSALFPGAAAAFEWDYASQNYVSVTQLEPEKGYWLLMAQAATVEVCGEALNSYAKSYSQPGWDMIGSVMTASPVLDNPEGALLSMFRWDALAQNYIPVDPPSIAPEQGCWILMWQAPSAITVGSGMASDEGQGAKMSAGEEQKAIYTKYGALPPPPPFAVTRDRLAVMRPAEFGLSQNYPNPFNPETMIEFQLPQAGRVSLKIYSLLGHEIQTLIEEEMPAGFHRVKWDGSDGAGQKLNSGVYLYRLRAGEFLQTRKLVLLQ